The Enterobacter asburiae genome window below encodes:
- the loiP gene encoding metalloprotease LoiP, translating into MKMRAIVLALGTTLLLSGCQNMDSNGLMTSGAEAFQAYSLSDAQVKALSDQACKDMDGKATLAPANSTYTQRLNKIASALGDNINGQPVNYKVYMAKDVNAFAMANGCIRVYSGLMDMMTDNEVEAVIGHEMGHVALGHVKKGMQVALGTNAIRAAAASAGGIVGSLSQSQLGDVGEKLVNSQFSQRQESEADDYSYDLLRKRGINPSGLATSFEKLAKLEAGRQSSMFDDHPASEERAQHIRDRMAADGIK; encoded by the coding sequence ATGAAAATGCGTGCAATAGTGCTGGCCCTGGGTACAACGCTCCTGCTGAGCGGCTGTCAGAATATGGATTCTAACGGTCTGATGACGTCAGGCGCAGAGGCCTTTCAGGCCTATTCGCTGAGCGATGCGCAGGTGAAAGCGCTGAGCGACCAGGCCTGTAAAGATATGGACGGAAAAGCCACGCTTGCGCCGGCTAACAGTACCTACACGCAGCGTCTGAATAAGATTGCTTCCGCGCTGGGCGACAACATCAACGGCCAGCCGGTGAACTACAAGGTGTACATGGCGAAAGACGTGAACGCCTTCGCGATGGCGAACGGCTGTATCCGCGTCTATAGCGGGCTGATGGACATGATGACTGACAACGAAGTGGAAGCGGTGATCGGCCACGAAATGGGCCACGTTGCCCTGGGACACGTGAAGAAAGGGATGCAGGTTGCGTTAGGCACCAATGCCATCCGCGCAGCGGCGGCCTCAGCGGGCGGTATCGTTGGCAGCCTGTCGCAGTCACAGCTTGGCGACGTGGGAGAAAAACTGGTTAACTCTCAGTTCTCACAGCGTCAGGAGTCCGAGGCGGATGACTACTCCTACGACCTGTTGCGCAAACGCGGCATTAACCCATCAGGTTTAGCCACCAGCTTTGAAAAACTGGCCAAGCTGGAAGCGGGACGCCAAAGCTCCATGTTTGACGATCATCCGGCTTCGGAAGAACGTGCACAGCATATTCGCGACCGTATGGCCGCAGACGGAATTAAATAA
- the speA gene encoding biosynthetic arginine decarboxylase — MSDDMSSFSPSSAGEQGVLRSMQEVAMSSEEASKMLRTYNIAWWGNNYYDVNELGHISVCPDPDVPEARVDLAKLVKAREAQGQRLPALFCFPQILQHRLRSINAAFKRARESYGYKGDYFLVYPIKVNQHRRVIESLIHSGEPLGLEAGSKAELMAVLAHAGMTRSVIVCNGYKDREYIRLALIGEKMGHKVYLVIEKMTEIAIVLEEAERLNVVPRLGVRARLASQGSGKWQSSGGEKSKFGLAANQVLQLVEILRERGRLDSIQLLHFHLGSQMANIRDIATGVRESARFYVELHKLGVNIQCFDVGGGLGVDYEGTRSQSDCSVNYGLNEYANNIIWAIGDACEENGLPHPTVITESGRAVTAHHTVLVSNIIGVERSEISEATPPADDAPRSLQSMWETWQEMHEPGTRRSLREWLHDSQMDLHDIHVGYSSGTFSLQERAWAEQLYLNMCHEVQKQLDPSNRAHRPIIDELQERMADKIYVNFSLFQSMPDAWGIDQLFPVLPLEGLNHAPERRAVLLDITCDSDGAIDHYVDGDGIATTMPMPEYDPENPPMLGFFMVGAYQEILGNMHNLFGDTEAVDVFVFPDGNVEIELSDEGDTVADMLEYVQLDPKKLLTQFRDQVKNTGLDDALQQQFLEEFEAGLYGYTYLEDE; from the coding sequence ATGTCTGACGACATGTCTTCTTTTTCGCCTTCGTCAGCGGGCGAACAGGGTGTACTACGTTCTATGCAGGAGGTTGCGATGAGCTCCGAGGAAGCCAGCAAGATGCTGCGCACTTACAATATTGCCTGGTGGGGCAATAACTACTACGACGTTAACGAACTGGGCCACATTAGCGTCTGCCCGGATCCGGACGTCCCTGAAGCGCGCGTGGATCTCGCGAAACTGGTGAAAGCCCGTGAGGCTCAGGGCCAGCGTTTGCCTGCACTGTTCTGCTTCCCGCAGATCCTGCAACATCGCCTGCGTTCTATTAACGCCGCGTTCAAACGCGCGCGTGAATCCTACGGCTATAAAGGCGACTACTTCCTGGTTTACCCGATCAAGGTGAACCAGCACCGCCGCGTGATTGAATCCCTGATCCACTCCGGCGAGCCGCTGGGTCTGGAAGCAGGTTCCAAAGCGGAGCTGATGGCGGTTCTGGCGCATGCGGGCATGACCCGTTCAGTGATCGTCTGTAACGGCTATAAAGACCGTGAATACATTCGTCTGGCGCTGATTGGCGAGAAGATGGGCCACAAGGTCTATCTGGTTATCGAAAAGATGACCGAAATCGCCATCGTGCTGGAAGAGGCCGAGCGTCTGAACGTGGTGCCGCGCCTTGGCGTGCGTGCGCGTCTGGCGTCACAAGGTTCCGGTAAATGGCAGTCCTCCGGCGGTGAAAAATCCAAGTTTGGCCTGGCGGCAAACCAGGTGCTGCAGCTGGTGGAAATCCTGCGCGAGCGCGGTCGTCTGGACAGCATTCAGCTGCTGCACTTCCACCTCGGTTCGCAGATGGCCAATATTCGCGACATCGCCACCGGCGTGCGTGAATCCGCGCGTTTCTACGTCGAGCTGCACAAGCTTGGCGTGAATATTCAGTGCTTCGACGTGGGCGGCGGCCTCGGCGTGGACTACGAAGGGACCCGCTCGCAGTCTGACTGCTCTGTAAACTACGGCCTGAACGAATACGCGAACAACATCATCTGGGCGATCGGCGATGCCTGTGAAGAAAACGGCCTGCCGCACCCGACGGTGATCACCGAATCCGGTCGCGCGGTCACCGCGCACCATACGGTGCTGGTCTCTAACATCATCGGCGTGGAGCGTAGCGAAATCTCCGAGGCAACGCCTCCGGCAGACGATGCCCCGCGTTCCCTGCAAAGCATGTGGGAAACCTGGCAGGAAATGCACGAGCCGGGCACGCGTCGTTCCCTGCGCGAATGGCTGCACGACAGCCAGATGGATCTGCATGACATTCACGTGGGTTATTCTTCAGGCACCTTCAGCCTGCAGGAGCGCGCGTGGGCGGAGCAGCTCTACCTGAACATGTGCCATGAAGTGCAGAAGCAGCTCGACCCGAGCAACCGCGCGCACCGTCCGATTATCGACGAGCTGCAGGAGCGTATGGCGGATAAGATTTACGTCAACTTCTCGCTGTTCCAGTCGATGCCGGATGCCTGGGGTATCGACCAGCTGTTCCCGGTTCTGCCGCTGGAAGGGCTGAACCACGCGCCGGAACGCCGTGCGGTGCTGCTGGACATCACCTGTGACTCCGACGGTGCCATCGACCACTACGTCGACGGCGACGGTATCGCAACGACGATGCCAATGCCGGAATACGACCCGGAGAACCCGCCGATGCTGGGCTTCTTTATGGTCGGCGCGTATCAGGAGATCCTCGGTAACATGCACAACCTGTTCGGTGATACCGAAGCGGTGGACGTGTTCGTGTTCCCTGACGGCAACGTGGAAATCGAGCTGTCCGATGAAGGGGACACCGTGGCGGACATGCTGGAATACGTTCAGCTGGATCCGAAAAAACTGCTCACCCAGTTCCGCGACCAGGTGAAAAACACCGGGCTGGACGATGCGCTCCAGCAGCAGTTCCTGGAAGAGTTTGAAGCGGGTCTGTACGGGTACACTTACCTGGAAGACGAGTAG
- the speB gene encoding agmatinase, whose amino-acid sequence MSTLGHQYDNSLVSNAFGFLRLPMNFQPYDSDADWVITGVPFDMATSGRAGGRHGPAAIRQVSTNLAWEHNRFPWNFDMRERLNVVDCGDLVYAFGDAREMSEKLQAHAEKLLAAGKRMLSFGGDHFVTLPLLRAHAKHFGKMALVHFDAHTDTYANGCEFDHGTMFFTAPNEGLIDPNHSVQIGIRTEFDKDNGFTVLDAGQVNDRGVDDIIAQVKQIVGDMPVYLTFDIDCLDPAFAPGTGTPVIGGLTSDRAIKLVRGLKDLNIVGMDVVEVAPAYDQSEITALAAATLALEMLYIQAAKKGE is encoded by the coding sequence ATGAGCACTTTAGGTCATCAGTACGATAACTCTCTGGTATCTAACGCGTTTGGTTTTTTACGCCTTCCGATGAACTTCCAGCCGTACGACAGCGACGCTGACTGGGTGATCACCGGCGTGCCGTTCGATATGGCAACATCTGGCCGCGCGGGTGGTCGTCACGGCCCGGCAGCAATCCGTCAGGTTTCCACAAACCTGGCCTGGGAGCATAACCGCTTCCCGTGGAACTTCGACATGCGCGAGCGCCTGAACGTGGTGGACTGCGGTGACCTGGTGTACGCCTTCGGCGACGCGCGTGAGATGAGCGAGAAGCTGCAGGCGCACGCCGAGAAGCTGCTGGCGGCCGGTAAGCGCATGCTCTCCTTCGGCGGTGACCACTTCGTGACCCTGCCGCTGCTGCGCGCCCATGCGAAGCACTTCGGTAAAATGGCGCTGGTGCACTTCGATGCTCATACCGACACCTACGCGAACGGCTGCGAGTTTGACCATGGCACTATGTTCTTCACCGCGCCGAACGAAGGTCTGATCGACCCGAACCACTCCGTGCAGATCGGCATCCGCACCGAGTTCGACAAAGACAACGGCTTCACCGTGCTGGACGCGGGCCAGGTTAACGATCGCGGCGTCGACGACATCATCGCTCAGGTGAAGCAGATCGTGGGTGATATGCCTGTGTATCTGACCTTCGACATCGACTGCCTGGATCCGGCATTTGCACCGGGCACCGGTACGCCGGTCATCGGCGGTTTGACCTCAGATCGTGCCATTAAGCTGGTGCGCGGCCTGAAGGATCTGAACATTGTCGGGATGGACGTGGTGGAAGTGGCGCCTGCGTACGACCAGTCCGAGATCACCGCGCTGGCCGCAGCGACTCTGGCGCTGGAAATGCTCTACATTCAGGCAGCCAAAAAAGGCGAATAA
- a CDS encoding OprD family outer membrane porin has translation MKKELSLIALSLFAALPAAASQQSDSQGFIDDSHLDLFLRNAYISRDYHQGQQDKAEWGQGIIATFASGYTEGLVGFGVDGIAQYGVRLDGGRGKSGAGGIDFFKQEDDGRAKSDLAKFGATAKMRISNTVLSYGNQRPELPIINADSSRLLFESYTGTMLTSKEIDGLEVNAGYFTDEQRKSDDRHDSGLKSLSFGGASYQFNDQFSGALYASHNEEVMNKQYLGMNFKQPFSTGQQLVLDFNGYNSRLDQGYADSLDTGRSNTIWSLVASYIWDIHTFKVAYQQSSGSTGYNYGGYRDKGGVGDGGNTIWLANSYWSDFNGEDERSWQASYGLDFAGLGLPGLSWTTAYVRGDNIKTSETSNGKEHEWFNQIQYQVQDGPAKDLKLKLRYSVLRVSGNASEYNVGGDEIRAYVEYPFNVF, from the coding sequence GTGAAAAAAGAATTATCATTAATTGCTTTAAGTTTATTTGCCGCATTACCTGCCGCTGCAAGCCAGCAATCCGACAGCCAGGGTTTTATTGACGACAGCCATCTGGATCTGTTTTTACGCAATGCGTATATCAGCCGCGACTACCATCAGGGCCAGCAGGACAAAGCCGAATGGGGTCAGGGGATCATCGCCACGTTTGCATCCGGCTATACCGAAGGGCTGGTGGGCTTTGGTGTGGACGGTATTGCTCAATACGGTGTGCGCCTGGACGGCGGCCGTGGCAAAAGCGGCGCAGGTGGCATCGACTTCTTTAAACAGGAAGATGATGGCCGGGCAAAATCCGATCTGGCAAAATTTGGCGCCACCGCCAAAATGCGTATATCAAACACCGTGCTGAGCTACGGAAATCAGCGTCCAGAGCTGCCTATCATAAATGCCGACAGCTCCCGTCTGCTGTTTGAAAGCTACACCGGCACCATGCTGACCTCGAAAGAGATCGACGGTCTGGAAGTCAACGCTGGTTACTTCACCGACGAGCAGCGTAAAAGCGATGACCGCCACGACAGCGGACTGAAGAGCCTCTCCTTCGGCGGTGCGAGCTATCAGTTTAACGACCAGTTCAGCGGCGCGCTGTACGCCTCTCATAATGAAGAGGTAATGAACAAGCAGTACCTGGGCATGAACTTCAAACAGCCGTTCAGCACTGGGCAGCAGCTGGTACTCGACTTCAACGGCTATAACTCCCGTCTTGACCAGGGCTACGCGGACAGCCTCGACACGGGCCGCAGCAACACCATCTGGAGCCTGGTGGCGAGCTACATCTGGGACATTCACACGTTCAAAGTGGCATACCAGCAGAGCAGCGGCAGCACCGGCTACAACTACGGCGGCTATCGCGACAAGGGCGGTGTGGGTGACGGTGGTAACACCATCTGGCTGGCGAACTCCTACTGGTCTGATTTTAACGGCGAAGATGAACGTTCCTGGCAGGCATCCTACGGTCTGGACTTTGCCGGCCTTGGCTTACCGGGCCTGAGCTGGACCACCGCATACGTGCGCGGCGATAACATCAAAACCTCTGAAACCAGCAACGGCAAAGAGCACGAGTGGTTTAACCAGATCCAGTACCAGGTGCAGGATGGTCCGGCGAAGGATCTGAAGCTGAAACTGCGTTACTCCGTACTGCGCGTCTCCGGCAACGCCAGCGAGTACAACGTGGGCGGGGATGAGATCCGCGCTTACGTGGAATACCCGTTTAACGTGTTCTAA
- the endA gene encoding deoxyribonuclease I, with amino-acid sequence MSRNFSLAVAFLTTALSGHALADGINSFSQAKAAGVKVNADVPGDFYCGCKINWQGKKGVVDLESCGYKVRKNENRASRIEWEHVVPAWQFGHQRQCWQDGGRKNCAKDPVYRQMESDMHNLQPAVGEVNGDRGNFMYSQWNGGEGQYGQCGMKVDFKEKVAEPPARARGSIARTYFYMRDRYDLNLSRQQTQLFNAWDKQYPVTEWECQRDERIARVQGNHNPYVQRACQAQKS; translated from the coding sequence ATGTCCCGTAATTTTTCTCTCGCGGTCGCCTTTCTGACGACGGCGCTCTCAGGCCATGCTCTGGCCGACGGTATCAACAGTTTTTCCCAGGCTAAGGCAGCAGGCGTGAAGGTGAACGCCGATGTGCCGGGCGATTTCTACTGCGGCTGTAAAATTAACTGGCAGGGTAAAAAAGGGGTCGTTGACCTTGAGTCCTGCGGCTATAAGGTGCGTAAAAACGAAAACCGCGCCAGCCGTATTGAATGGGAGCATGTCGTTCCGGCCTGGCAGTTTGGCCACCAGCGCCAGTGCTGGCAGGATGGCGGACGTAAAAACTGCGCCAAAGATCCGGTTTATCGCCAGATGGAAAGCGATATGCATAACCTGCAGCCTGCCGTAGGTGAAGTGAACGGCGACCGGGGTAATTTCATGTACAGCCAGTGGAACGGTGGCGAAGGCCAGTACGGGCAGTGCGGTATGAAGGTTGATTTTAAAGAGAAAGTCGCCGAGCCCCCTGCCCGCGCGCGCGGCAGTATCGCCCGTACCTACTTCTATATGCGTGACCGTTACGACCTCAACCTCTCCCGCCAGCAGACGCAGCTGTTCAACGCCTGGGACAAGCAGTACCCGGTGACGGAATGGGAATGCCAGCGCGACGAGCGCATCGCCAGAGTCCAGGGGAATCACAACCCTTACGTCCAGCGGGCTTGCCAGGCGCAAAAGAGCTAA
- a CDS encoding SprT family zinc-dependent metalloprotease, producing the protein MKAPRLPIALQQAVMRCLREKLAQANLNLGRNYPEPKIVYQQRGTAAGTAWLEPYEIRLNPVLMMENQQAFIEEVVPHELAHLLVWKHFGRVAPHGKEWKWMMEAVLGVPARRTHQFELESVRRNTFPYRCQCQQHQLTVRRHNRVVRGEATYRCVKCGEPLVAE; encoded by the coding sequence ATGAAAGCGCCCCGTCTCCCCATCGCCCTTCAGCAAGCCGTTATGCGCTGCCTGCGGGAAAAACTCGCCCAGGCGAACCTGAACCTCGGTCGCAATTACCCTGAACCTAAGATCGTTTATCAGCAGCGCGGAACCGCGGCGGGTACTGCCTGGCTCGAGCCCTATGAGATCCGCCTTAACCCGGTGCTGATGATGGAAAACCAGCAGGCGTTTATCGAGGAAGTGGTACCGCACGAGCTGGCGCATTTGCTGGTGTGGAAACACTTCGGACGCGTCGCGCCCCACGGAAAAGAGTGGAAGTGGATGATGGAAGCGGTGCTCGGCGTTCCGGCACGCCGTACCCACCAGTTCGAGCTGGAATCGGTGCGCCGCAATACCTTCCCCTACCGCTGCCAGTGTCAGCAGCACCAGCTTACCGTCCGCCGCCATAATCGCGTGGTGCGCGGCGAGGCGACTTACCGCTGCGTCAAATGCGGCGAGCCGCTGGTTGCGGAATAA
- the metK gene encoding methionine adenosyltransferase, translated as MAKHLFTSESVSEGHPDKIADQISDAVLDAILAQDPKARVACETYVKTGMVLVGGEITTSAWVDIEEITRNTVREIGYVHSDMGFDANSCAVLSAIGKQSPDINQGVDRADPLEQGAGDQGLMFGYATNETDVLMPAPVTYAHRLVQRQAEVRKNGTLPWLRPDAKSQVTFQYDDGKIVGIDAVVLSTQHSEDIDQKSLQEAVMEEIIKPVLPTEWLSSATKFFINPTGRFVIGGPMGDCGLTGRKIIVDTYGGMARHGGGAFSGKDPSKVDRSAAYAARYVAKNIVAAGLADRCEIQVSYAIGVAEPTSIMVETFGTEKVPSEQLTLLVREFFDLRPYGLIQMLDLLHPIYKETAAYGHFGREHFPWEKTDKAALLREAAGLK; from the coding sequence ATGGCAAAACACCTGTTTACGTCCGAGTCCGTATCAGAAGGACATCCTGATAAAATTGCTGACCAAATCTCCGATGCGGTGCTGGATGCGATCCTGGCGCAGGATCCTAAAGCGCGCGTAGCGTGCGAAACCTATGTCAAAACCGGCATGGTTCTGGTTGGCGGTGAGATCACCACCAGCGCATGGGTTGATATCGAAGAGATCACCCGTAACACGGTGCGTGAGATCGGCTATGTGCATTCTGATATGGGCTTTGATGCCAACTCCTGCGCGGTTCTGAGCGCGATTGGCAAACAGTCTCCAGACATCAACCAGGGCGTTGACCGTGCCGATCCGCTGGAACAGGGCGCGGGCGACCAGGGCCTGATGTTCGGCTATGCAACCAACGAAACCGACGTGCTGATGCCAGCACCGGTCACCTACGCACACCGTCTGGTGCAGCGTCAGGCTGAAGTTCGTAAAAATGGTACCCTGCCATGGCTGCGCCCGGATGCGAAAAGCCAGGTCACCTTCCAGTATGACGACGGCAAAATCGTTGGGATTGACGCGGTAGTGCTGTCTACCCAGCACTCCGAAGATATCGATCAGAAATCCCTGCAGGAAGCAGTGATGGAAGAGATCATCAAGCCGGTTCTGCCGACCGAATGGCTGAGCTCTGCGACCAAATTCTTCATCAACCCAACCGGTCGCTTCGTTATCGGCGGCCCAATGGGTGACTGCGGTCTGACCGGTCGTAAAATCATCGTTGATACCTACGGCGGCATGGCGCGCCACGGTGGCGGTGCATTCTCCGGTAAAGATCCGTCTAAAGTTGACCGTTCTGCGGCGTACGCTGCACGTTATGTGGCGAAAAACATCGTTGCTGCCGGCCTAGCTGACCGCTGTGAGATCCAGGTTTCCTACGCGATCGGCGTAGCTGAGCCAACCTCCATCATGGTTGAAACCTTCGGTACTGAAAAAGTGCCTTCAGAACAGCTGACGCTGCTGGTGCGCGAGTTCTTCGACCTGCGTCCATACGGCCTGATTCAGATGCTGGATCTGCTGCACCCAATCTACAAAGAAACCGCTGCATACGGTCACTTTGGTCGTGAACATTTCCCATGGGAAAAAACCGACAAAGCCGCCCTGCTGCGTGAAGCTGCCGGTCTGAAGTAA
- the galP gene encoding galactose/proton symporter has product MPDNKKQGRTSNKAMTFFVCFLAALAGLLFGLDIGVIAGALPFITDEFQISAHTQEWVVSSMMFGAAVGAVGSGWLSFKLGRKKSLMIGAILFVAGSLFSAAAPNVEVLLVSRVLLGLAVGVASYTAPLYLSEIAPEKIRGSMISMYQLMITIGILGAYLSDTAFSYSGAWRWMLGVIIIPAILLLIGVFFLPDSPRWFAAKRRFHDAERVLMRLRDTSAEAKNELEEIRESLKVKQSGWALFKENSNFRRAVFLGVLLQVMQQFTGMNVIMYYAPKIFELAGYTNTTEQMWGTVIVGLTNVLATFIAIGLVDRWGRKPTLTLGFLVMAAGMGVLGTMMHVGIHSPTAQYFAVGMLLMFIVGFAMSAGPLIWVLCSEIQPLKGRDFGITCSTATNWIANMIVGATFLTMLNTLGNANTFWVYAGLNIFFIVLTIWLVPETKHVSLEHIERNLMKGRPLREIGAHD; this is encoded by the coding sequence ATGCCTGACAATAAAAAACAGGGGCGTACGTCCAACAAGGCGATGACATTCTTCGTCTGTTTCCTCGCCGCCCTGGCAGGATTACTTTTTGGCCTGGATATCGGCGTCATTGCCGGTGCATTACCTTTCATCACTGACGAGTTCCAGATCAGCGCTCACACCCAGGAGTGGGTGGTCAGCTCCATGATGTTCGGCGCCGCAGTGGGTGCCGTCGGCAGCGGCTGGCTCTCCTTCAAGCTCGGGCGTAAAAAGAGCCTGATGATCGGCGCGATCCTGTTCGTTGCCGGTTCACTCTTCTCTGCCGCTGCGCCTAACGTTGAGGTCCTGCTGGTTTCCCGCGTGCTGCTCGGTCTGGCCGTGGGCGTGGCGTCCTATACCGCCCCGCTTTACCTGTCTGAAATCGCGCCGGAGAAAATCCGCGGCAGTATGATTTCGATGTATCAGCTCATGATCACCATCGGTATTTTGGGCGCGTATCTTTCCGATACCGCGTTTAGCTACAGCGGCGCATGGCGCTGGATGCTCGGCGTGATCATCATTCCGGCCATTCTGCTGCTGATTGGCGTCTTCTTCCTGCCGGACAGCCCGCGCTGGTTCGCCGCGAAACGTCGATTCCACGATGCCGAACGCGTACTGATGCGCCTGCGCGACACCAGCGCCGAAGCGAAAAACGAGCTGGAAGAGATCCGCGAAAGCCTGAAGGTCAAACAGTCCGGCTGGGCGCTGTTTAAAGAGAACAGCAACTTCCGCCGCGCGGTGTTCCTCGGCGTGCTGCTTCAGGTGATGCAGCAGTTCACCGGGATGAACGTCATCATGTATTACGCGCCAAAAATCTTTGAGCTGGCGGGCTATACCAACACCACCGAGCAGATGTGGGGGACCGTCATCGTGGGTCTGACCAACGTGCTGGCGACCTTTATCGCCATCGGTCTGGTGGACCGCTGGGGACGTAAGCCAACCCTGACGCTGGGCTTCCTGGTGATGGCTGCCGGTATGGGTGTCCTCGGTACCATGATGCATGTGGGCATTCACTCACCAACCGCCCAGTACTTTGCGGTCGGCATGCTGCTGATGTTTATCGTCGGGTTTGCGATGAGCGCCGGCCCGCTGATTTGGGTACTGTGCTCTGAGATCCAGCCGCTGAAAGGGCGTGATTTTGGTATCACCTGCTCTACCGCAACCAACTGGATTGCCAACATGATTGTCGGCGCAACGTTCCTGACCATGCTCAATACCCTGGGCAACGCGAACACCTTCTGGGTCTACGCTGGTCTGAACATCTTCTTTATTGTGCTGACTATCTGGCTGGTTCCAGAAACCAAACACGTTTCTCTGGAACATATTGAACGTAACCTGATGAAAGGTCGTCCGCTGCGCGAAATCGGCGCCCACGACTGA
- the yqgB gene encoding acid stress response protein YqgB, giving the protein MNKKPVARSGFQHTLLGNGAVYGLLSPYNAAIVVNCFTLITKS; this is encoded by the coding sequence ATGAATAAGAAACCGGTCGCACGGTCTGGTTTTCAGCATACTCTGCTGGGAAACGGAGCCGTTTATGGGTTGTTATCGCCGTATAACGCTGCGATAGTAGTCAACTGTTTTACACTTATTACAAAGAGTTGA